A DNA window from Solanum stenotomum isolate F172 unplaced genomic scaffold, ASM1918654v1 scaffold948, whole genome shotgun sequence contains the following coding sequences:
- the LOC125853092 gene encoding uncharacterized protein LOC125853092 — protein MWKVGRYIKEHTCDMDTCRDGHFNLDVEMIANVLRVDIEKTPRFSIKDCQTIVLKAYDISISRRKAYLGRKRAFEKVYGTWEGSFAELPRFMEALKHFNLGTIVEWKTKRRVDVIEDVFNYVFWTFKPCIDGFVFCRPVISIDGTHVYGKYDIKLLIAIATAQYYLWHLQ, from the exons ATGTGGAAAGTTGGAAGATACATTAAAGAACACACATGTGATATGGATACGTGCCGCGATGGACATTTCAACTTGGATGTTGAGATGATTGCTAACGTTCTCCGTGTTGATATAGAAAAAACGCCAAG gTTTTCCATCAAAGACTGTCAAACAATCGTTCTTAAAGCATATGACATTTCGATAAGCAGAAGAAAAGCATATCTTGGTCGCAAGCGTGCTTTTGAAAAAGTCTATGGTACTTGGGAGGGTTCTTTTGCCGAGTTGCCGAGGTTCATGGAAGCTTTGAAACACTTCAATCTCGGAACAATAGTTGAATGGAAAACAAAGCGCCGTGTCGATGTCATTGAAGATGTATTCAACTATGTATTCTGGACTTTTAAACCATGCATTGATGGATTTGTGTTTTGTCGTCCTGTTATATCGATCGACGGAACACATGTCTATGGAAAATATGATATCAAGTTGTTGATTGCGATTGCAACAGCTCAATATTACCTTTGGCATTTGCAATAG